The Stigmatella aurantiaca DW4/3-1 genome contains the following window.
GATCCGTGGAGGTGATGAGGTTGGGGTTGATGCGGCTGTCGGCGCAGGTGATGAGCAGGGTGTGGGGTGCCTGCCCATTGGCGAGCCGGTCGAAGAGCGGCCCGTACCGCCGCAACCCATCCTGGCGGAACCGCTCGACGCCGTGGACCAGGCGCTCCCGTGCCGAGTGGTAGGCCGTCCCCCGGAGGATGGTGACCACGTCCGACTCGGTGAGGGCAAAGAGCGGCTCCAGCGCCTCGCCGTGTGCCTGGCTGGTGAGCGCCCGCTGAAACTCGGGCTGGAGCCCCTGGAGCACGACCTTGAGGTCCGCATTCAGCAGATCGTTCACGAGGCCGATGAGCATGTCCGCGCCCGAGGAATCCACGGCCGTCACCGCCGACATGTCGATGACCACGCCGCGCGACCGGTCCAGCTTGGCGGACTGGGTCCGCAGCGTGTCCAGCTTCGAGGAGGACATGAACGTCAGGGGGCCGCTGAGCACGACGCGGTAGGCGCCGGGCGTCTCCCGCTGGAGCAGACCGCCCTGCGTCTGGCCGAGCCGCACCGCGGCGATGGCCAGTGCCGCGAGGATGCCTGCCTGCACGCCCACGGTGAAGTCCACCAGCACGATGACCATGAAGGTGATGGCGTAGACGGCCGCATCCATCCGGGAGACCTTCCACAAGGCCATCAGGTCGTGCGGGTGCAGCATGCGCAGCGCCAGGAAGAGCAGCACGCCCGCCAGCGAGGCGATGGGGATGTAGCCCATCACCGGGGCGAAGAGCACGAGCACGGTCAGCAGCACGAGCGAGTGGATGATGGCCGCGCGCCGGGTGCGTGCCCCCGCCAGCGCATTCGTCGCGGAGCGCACGGTGACGCCCGTAATGGGGATGCCACCAAACAGCGCCACCACCGCATTGCCGAGCCCTTGGCCCACCATCTCCTGGTCGGGATCATGGCGCAGGTCCTTGACGAGCCGGTTCACGGCCGCTCCCGTCAGCAGGGCCTCCAGCGAGGCGAGCGCATAGACGATGAGGGCGGTGCCCAGCAGGGGCATCAGGTTTCCCTCGGGCAACTGGGGCAGCTGGGGGACGGGGAGGAAACGGGACATCTCCCCCACTGTTGCGGCCCCCAGCCCGAGCGCGGCGTTGAGCACCGTGGCGGCGATGACCGCGATGAGCGGCGCGGGCACCTGGGGCCACACGCGAGGCAGCAACAGGCTGATGGCCAGCGTCAGCGAGGCCAGGAGGAGCGCGGCGGGTTGGAAATCGTGGATGAGCTGGCCCAGATGCGTGAGCACCTCCATCACATGCCCCTGATCGGGCGACGCCAACCCGAAGGCCCGGGGAAGCTGCCAGAGGAAGATGATGGCCCCGATGCCGGCCGTGAAGCCGGACACCACCGGCAGGGGAATGAAGCGGATGATCTTCCCCAGCCCCAGCACGCCGGTGAGGATCTGGAGGAGGCCCACCACCAGGCCAATGAGGAGAACCCCCCTCAGCCCATACTGCTGCAAGGCGTTGGCGATGAGGACCGACATGGCCACGGCCGGGCCGCTGACCGTCAGGGGCGTGCCACCGAACAGTGAGCACATCACCCCCGCGAGGATGGCCGTCACCAGGCCCATCTGGGGCGAGATGCCCGAGGCCAGCGCGATGGACAGGGAGAAGGGGATGGCGAGGGCGGCCACGGTGAACCCCGCCCGCGTGTCCTCCTTCAGGTACTTCGACGAAAAGAGCGCCTTCCACTCCGGCAGCAGGGACCGGATGCCGAGATCGAAGCGCATCTTGGAGGCGGGCAGGATCCGTCGCTCAGCGTGCTCTTGCTGCCGCATGAAAATAAAACCCCTCTGCTGGATATGAGTGGGGAGACTTGGCATGCCAAGTCACGGCGGCCACTGAGAGACAGGGCCTCGCATGGCCGGACGTTGCTACCGGTATAACCACGGTGGAG
Protein-coding sequences here:
- a CDS encoding bifunctional SulP family inorganic anion transporter/carbonic anhydrase; amino-acid sequence: MRQQEHAERRILPASKMRFDLGIRSLLPEWKALFSSKYLKEDTRAGFTVAALAIPFSLSIALASGISPQMGLVTAILAGVMCSLFGGTPLTVSGPAVAMSVLIANALQQYGLRGVLLIGLVVGLLQILTGVLGLGKIIRFIPLPVVSGFTAGIGAIIFLWQLPRAFGLASPDQGHVMEVLTHLGQLIHDFQPAALLLASLTLAISLLLPRVWPQVPAPLIAVIAATVLNAALGLGAATVGEMSRFLPVPQLPQLPEGNLMPLLGTALIVYALASLEALLTGAAVNRLVKDLRHDPDQEMVGQGLGNAVVALFGGIPITGVTVRSATNALAGARTRRAAIIHSLVLLTVLVLFAPVMGYIPIASLAGVLLFLALRMLHPHDLMALWKVSRMDAAVYAITFMVIVLVDFTVGVQAGILAALAIAAVRLGQTQGGLLQRETPGAYRVVLSGPLTFMSSSKLDTLRTQSAKLDRSRGVVIDMSAVTAVDSSGADMLIGLVNDLLNADLKVVLQGLQPEFQRALTSQAHGEALEPLFALTESDVVTILRGTAYHSARERLVHGVERFRQDGLRRYGPLFDRLANGQAPHTLLITCADSRINPNLITSTDPGELFIVRNVGNLVPPASSPASVAVASAVEYAVNVLKVTDIIVCGHSACGAMNALIARKPPQGLPSVAAWLKEAEPVLEHLSEDCTAEEAAQQSALAQVENILSYEGMREKAETGEIRIHAWFYDVAHSELLEWSPSAGRYLPLGNEEPASAGPDTKASAPEEPSLPAS